From Phycodurus eques isolate BA_2022a chromosome 1, UOR_Pequ_1.1, whole genome shotgun sequence, one genomic window encodes:
- the zdbf2 gene encoding DBF4-type zinc finger-containing protein 2, whose amino-acid sequence MWAESQPGPSRCTPCRRGYCAYCRVLYSDLDKHLSSLRHLDCVQASSRVSTSCSFADSSQAKATLLERFLQDVVLHHPHCYNDPRPSHADLPPVSTPLLPREEFDEVCFSDDDLSLGTREYLPSSNNVSTNQEENADTCSQLEKRISVGPSQERPLTQLNEQEDARTIISGHTNLPKQALAPLHRKAHRKTDRRKTKKSLTSILSPECPHPGTCPLPFSVPQPWQSCQKEQWAAFKEEVFSSTHDDLLDQTIEEVIQTCCHGDSLNSCPLEETDSFQVSLPHSLQTQSDWDSPGQVDLYDSLVQTQVRDFSHLTDVQVDLTDQVYSHQLESALHSKHCTVQHGVFRTVPREVPNHLPESFRGKTWVQIEEEDEKKVDDLVRQFRQGRFVCYFDSESLARYGTRSKDGNGPGHTVAESNMGVFPLLNHEEEEVPRRRDFRMASRCQVVKVSHATQTVRLVVPTVCQPGTKATSTSVPPGDRAGVEKTPEMRWSRLPPAYSPVLAPLQSSTSLVYLLCSPTFPATTYTPAASPTPKRSRKKRPPDFHRLKVKYKQFPVRFYDHRSNRIIKNPPKGFKVRKRSIASPLPPCVRQLFRSLSPDLNTERWSREDSLDSPRVKSQRLSSTPSTNSTQPPKHETSPPVHRSRSEELRSRSEVRPSRPKRRVKVQTTPPPPRRGGLRQKETAPLYHTEPNLRRGRSQRGRACEKTPK is encoded by the exons ATGTGGGCGGAGTCACAGCCAGGGCCATCCAGATGTACACCATGCAGGCGAGGTTACTGCGCCTACTGCAGAGTCCTCTACAGCGACCTAGATAAG cacctgtccaGTCTCAGACACCTGGATTGTGTTCAAGCGTCCTCCAGGGTCTCCACCAGTTGTTCCTTTGCTGACAGCAGCCAAGCCAAAGCAACTCTGCTGGAGCGATTCCTGCAGGATGTCGTGTTGCACCACCCGCACTGCTACAATGACCCCAG ACCGTCTCATGCAGACCTCCCGCCCGTCTCCACTCCTCTTTTGCCGAGGGAGGAGTTTGATGAAGTCTGTTTCTCTGACGACGACTTGTCATTGGGCACACGCGAGTATCTTCCCAGCTCAAACAACGTGTCGACTAATCAAGAAGAAAATGCTGACACTTGTAGCCAATTAGAGAAGAGAATATCAGTGGGGCCCAGTCAGGAGAGGCCGCTTACACAATTAAATGAGCAGGAGGATGCAAGGACTATCATCTCAGGGCACACAAATCTGCCAAAACAGGCCCTGGCGCCTCTGCACAGGAAGGCACACAGGAAAACTGACAGAAGGAAAACCAAGAAATCTCTGACCTCTATCCTTTCGCCTGAGTGTCCACATCCAGGTACTTGTCCCCTGCCTTTTTCTGTGCCACAGCCTTGGCAAAGCTGCCAGAAGGAGCAGTGGGCAGCTTTCAAAGAGGAGGTCTTCTCATCAACACATGATGACCTTTTGGACCAAACTATTGAGGAG GTAATCCAAACATGTTGTCATGGCGACAGCTTGAATTCTTGTCCGCTGGAGGAGACGGACAGTTTTCAAGTCAGTCTGCCTCACTCTCTTCAAACACAGAGTGACTGGGACTCACCTGGACAG GTGGACTTATATGACTCGCTGGTCCAGACGCAGGTGAGGGACTTCAGCCATCTGACTGATGTTCAGGTGGACCTAACGGACCAGGTGTACTCCCACCAGCTCGAATCCGCGCTCCACAGTAAGCATTGTACAGTCCAACACGGAGTATTCAGGACTGTGCCGAGAGAAGTGCCAAACCATTTGCCAGAGTCCTTCAGAGGGAAGACATGGGTCCAAATCGAAGAGGAAGATGAAAAGAAGGTTGACGACCTGGTCCGACAGTTCAGACAAGGTCGTTTTGTCTGCTACTTCGACAGCGAGTCCCTCGCCAG GTACGGCACCAGAAGCAAAGACGGGAACGGACCTGGTCACACAGTGGCAGAGTCAAACATGGGTGTCTTTCCTTTACTGAACCATGAAGAGGAAGAAGTCCCAAGGAGGCGGGACTTCAGAATGGCATCCAGGTGTCAG GTGGTCAAAGTGAGTCACGCCACTCAAACCGTCCGCTTGGTCGTCCCAACTGTCTGTCAACCAGGCACAAAGGCCACGTCCACCAGCGTCCCTCCAGGCGATCGGGCCGGAGTGGAAAAGACTCCGGAGATGCGATGGTCACGCCTCCCGCCCGCATACTCCCCCGTCCTCGCTCCGCTACAGTCGAGCACCTCTCTGGTCTACCTTCTCTGCTCCCCTACTTTTCCCGCCACCACCTACACACCCGCTGCAAGCCCCACACCCAAACGCAGCAGGAAAAAACGTCCACCAGACTTTCACAGGCTGAAGGTGAAATATAAACAATTTCCTGTGCGCTTCTATGACCACCGCAGCAATCGCATCATAAAGAACCCACCCAAAGGTTTCAAGGTGAGAAAAAGGTCCATCGCCTCCCCTTTGCCGCCATGTGTACGTCAGCTGTTTCGAAGTCTGAGCCCGGACCTGAACACAGAGAGGTGGTCCAGGGAGGACAGCTTAGATTCTCCCAGGGTCAAAAGTCAGAGGCTGTCGAGCACTCCCAGCACAAACTCGACGCAGCCTCCTAAACACGAAACTTCTCCACCTGTGCATCGAAGCAGGTCAGAGGAATTAAGATCACGTAGTGAAGTAAGACCAAGTCGCCCCAAAAGGAGAGTCAAAGTTCAGACCACACCTCCACCACCCAGGAGAGGTGGACTCCGTCAAAAGGAAACTGCACCCCTGTACCATACAGAGCCAAACCTCCGGCGAGGGAGGTCTCAGAGGGGGAGGGCCTGTGAGAAGACTCCAAAGTAG